In one Alphaproteobacteria bacterium genomic region, the following are encoded:
- a CDS encoding methyl-accepting chemotaxis protein, producing MLTFSNIRISRRIYGGFALVVALLLVLALTSGTSLVTSGTIFGKFEVLSLQASRIGEVRSEMLEAQNAVNQYLNEPSSELAQTISDSKQQVLNSLEEVVSLSQSDEQRADLEAAKTDLEAYLTAFERLTTLEAKRAGLVDRAERIGTDMGDKMAELIRTAFEEYLADVAYLGGEVQRNILSMRLAVGGFKLNPNEAAFKTAQDQSAEMVENRDRLVSEVYDENRTALAEQVGELHTEYNATIVELYETVSARRSLVDEELLVLGEKLVNAMARMSADISDTQNMLGEDGEQSIELAIIVTAVVAVVSIILASLAAWVIGTGIAGPIRAITSAMTELAGGERNAEIPGTERKDEIGAMAAAVQVFKENMKKADDLTAQQLEEARRREARGQKIEERTQSFDSAVAQLLNMFTSSATQTEATSTTMERLATETSERATAVSAAAEQATANVQGVAAAATEMSQTASEISRQVSQSSQIAARAVDQAQRTNAQMKGLSQAAQKIGEVVKLISDIAEQTNLLALNATIEAARAGDAGKGFAVVANEVKSLATQTAQATGEISQQVAEIQNETGAAVDEIEVIATTIDEINQITAAIAAAMEEQSATTDEITRNVEQAAAGAQDVTANIVEVTRAASETGHSAGELTKVAADLNGRADELKRQVESFLQEVRNA from the coding sequence ATGTTGACGTTCTCGAATATCCGGATCTCTCGGCGGATCTACGGCGGCTTCGCCCTTGTGGTTGCCTTGCTTCTTGTCTTGGCCCTGACCTCTGGTACCAGCCTTGTAACGTCCGGCACGATCTTCGGGAAATTTGAAGTTCTGTCCTTGCAGGCTTCGCGGATCGGAGAGGTGCGGTCCGAAATGCTGGAAGCGCAGAATGCGGTGAATCAGTATCTGAACGAACCCTCGTCGGAGCTGGCGCAAACCATTTCCGACTCCAAGCAGCAGGTTCTGAACAGCTTGGAGGAGGTGGTGTCGCTATCGCAATCCGACGAACAGCGCGCAGATCTGGAGGCGGCGAAGACTGATCTGGAAGCCTATCTTACCGCCTTTGAACGACTGACGACCTTGGAAGCAAAGCGTGCGGGCCTCGTCGATCGGGCGGAGAGGATCGGGACGGATATGGGCGACAAGATGGCCGAGCTGATCCGAACGGCCTTCGAGGAATACCTGGCCGATGTTGCCTATCTTGGGGGCGAGGTTCAGCGCAACATCCTTTCGATGCGTCTCGCGGTCGGCGGTTTCAAGTTGAACCCGAACGAAGCGGCCTTCAAAACGGCCCAGGATCAATCGGCAGAGATGGTCGAAAATCGCGACCGTCTCGTCTCCGAAGTTTATGACGAAAACCGCACCGCCCTTGCCGAGCAGGTCGGCGAACTCCACACCGAATACAACGCGACGATCGTAGAGCTTTACGAAACGGTCAGTGCCCGCCGCAGCCTTGTTGACGAGGAGCTGCTGGTACTGGGGGAGAAGCTCGTCAACGCCATGGCGCGTATGAGTGCGGACATCTCGGATACGCAGAACATGTTGGGTGAGGATGGAGAGCAATCGATCGAACTTGCGATCATTGTCACAGCCGTCGTCGCGGTCGTCAGCATCATCCTGGCCAGCCTCGCCGCGTGGGTCATCGGAACCGGCATTGCCGGCCCCATCCGGGCCATCACGTCGGCGATGACGGAACTGGCCGGTGGCGAACGGAATGCGGAAATCCCGGGAACCGAGCGCAAGGACGAGATTGGAGCGATGGCCGCCGCCGTCCAGGTCTTCAAGGAGAACATGAAAAAGGCAGATGATCTGACCGCGCAGCAACTGGAAGAGGCGCGCCGTCGGGAGGCCCGCGGCCAGAAGATCGAAGAACGCACGCAGAGCTTCGACAGTGCCGTTGCACAACTGCTGAATATGTTTACCTCCTCTGCGACACAGACCGAGGCCACCTCCACGACGATGGAACGACTTGCGACCGAGACGAGTGAGCGGGCCACAGCGGTGTCGGCCGCGGCGGAGCAGGCGACGGCGAATGTGCAGGGCGTGGCGGCCGCCGCGACCGAAATGTCGCAGACCGCCTCCGAGATCAGCCGCCAGGTGTCGCAGTCGTCGCAGATCGCCGCGCGCGCGGTGGATCAGGCGCAACGGACCAACGCCCAGATGAAGGGCCTGTCCCAGGCAGCCCAGAAGATCGGCGAGGTGGTGAAACTGATTTCCGATATTGCCGAGCAGACCAATCTGCTGGCTCTCAACGCGACCATCGAGGCGGCGCGCGCCGGAGATGCCGGCAAGGGTTTTGCCGTCGTGGCCAATGAGGTGAAGAGCCTTGCCACGCAGACGGCCCAGGCCACCGGCGAGATCAGTCAGCAGGTCGCGGAAATCCAGAATGAGACCGGGGCTGCGGTCGACGAAATCGAGGTCATCGCGACGACGATTGACGAAATCAATCAGATCACCGCTGCCATCGCCGCCGCCATGGAAGAACAGAGCGCCACGACGGATGAGATCACGCGCAATGTGGAACAGGCTGCGGCCGGGGCGCAGGATGTGACCGCCAATATCGTCGAAGTAACCCGTGCGGCCTCGGAAACCGGCCATTCCGCCGGTGAGTTGACCAAGGTCGCCGCGGATCTGAACGGTCGTGCCGACGAGCTGAAGCGACAGGTCGAATCGTTCCTGCAGGAAGTCCGCAACGCATAA
- a CDS encoding glyoxylate/hydroxypyruvate reductase A, which yields MKILLVSQADSAESWGQGLRATNLPLPLEIWPDMAVPEEIRYAIAAKPPAGLLASLPNLRAILSLWAGVDHITSDPDWPQHIPIYRMIEPGLTGGMVEFVLSQVLNLHLNNYEITEAQRRKDWLREPRGAFGLEPLVGDRTVGVLGLGEMGRNSAEMLRRVGFKVIGWSRRQKTLDGIECLSGTDGLDTLLSCSDILVNLLPLTPETNGLLNADMLRKLPRGAGLINTGRGQHIVDADLIAVLDEGHLSRAVLDVFDTEPLPQDHPFWTHPRVTVYPHIASVTRVKTGVASLARSLELLESGETPAGYFDPDRGY from the coding sequence ATGAAGATACTCCTGGTCAGCCAGGCGGATTCTGCAGAATCTTGGGGGCAGGGATTACGAGCGACGAACCTCCCGTTGCCGCTGGAGATCTGGCCGGATATGGCAGTGCCGGAGGAAATTCGTTATGCGATCGCCGCAAAACCACCGGCCGGCCTGCTGGCCTCGTTGCCGAATCTGCGTGCCATCCTGTCGCTTTGGGCCGGGGTTGATCACATAACGTCGGACCCGGACTGGCCGCAACACATCCCCATCTATCGCATGATTGAACCAGGTTTGACCGGGGGGATGGTCGAATTCGTGCTGTCCCAGGTTCTGAACCTGCATTTGAACAATTACGAAATCACTGAGGCGCAGCGCCGGAAGGACTGGCTGCGGGAGCCGCGCGGCGCTTTCGGTCTGGAACCGTTGGTCGGTGACCGGACTGTCGGCGTGCTGGGGCTTGGCGAGATGGGGCGGAACTCGGCCGAGATGTTGCGGCGAGTTGGGTTCAAGGTGATCGGATGGTCGCGCCGCCAGAAAACGTTGGATGGCATTGAATGTCTGAGCGGAACAGACGGGCTCGATACGCTTCTGTCATGCAGTGACATACTGGTAAATCTGTTGCCCTTGACGCCGGAAACGAACGGCCTGTTGAACGCCGACATGCTTCGGAAGTTGCCGCGAGGCGCGGGACTGATCAACACGGGTAGAGGACAGCATATTGTCGATGCCGACCTAATTGCCGTTTTGGACGAGGGACATCTTTCACGGGCTGTTTTGGATGTCTTTGATACGGAACCCTTACCTCAGGATCATCCCTTCTGGACCCACCCCAGGGTCACCGTCTATCCGCATATCGCCAGCGTAACACGCGTTAAGACCGGAGTGGCGTCCTTGGCACGGTCACTGGAACTGCTTGAATCGGGTGAAACGCCGGCGGGCTATTTCGATCCCGATCGCGGTTACTGA
- a CDS encoding RNA pseudouridine synthase — MSSSDGLSSAAPDVLYRDGLILIVDKPAGVPVHAGPSGGPSMEDQFDALRFGLPRPPALAHRLDRDTSGCLVLGRHPKALRRVGKLFSDGRVRKTYWAVVRGMPAEKSGRIDFPLLKTSTKSGGWRMVVDREGQEAVTDFRVAGLSEDGLCWLELSPRTGRTHQIRVHCAQSGFPILGDPWYGTAEDRRADSGIPLHLHARSIELPLYPKKSAVSATAPIPAAMQAAFGRCGWSVVRQ, encoded by the coding sequence ATGTCATCATCTGACGGCCTGTCATCCGCCGCGCCGGACGTGCTCTATCGCGACGGGCTGATCCTGATCGTCGACAAGCCGGCCGGTGTTCCGGTTCACGCCGGTCCCTCGGGCGGACCTTCGATGGAGGATCAGTTCGACGCGCTGCGGTTCGGCCTGCCAAGGCCGCCGGCCCTGGCGCACCGACTGGATCGCGACACGTCCGGTTGCCTGGTCCTGGGCCGGCATCCGAAGGCGTTGCGACGGGTCGGAAAACTGTTTTCCGACGGACGCGTGCGCAAGACCTACTGGGCCGTGGTCCGCGGAATGCCGGCGGAGAAGTCCGGACGCATTGACTTCCCCCTGCTCAAGACATCGACGAAGTCCGGCGGCTGGCGCATGGTGGTGGACAGGGAAGGCCAGGAAGCCGTGACGGATTTTCGGGTCGCGGGCCTGTCGGAAGATGGTCTGTGCTGGCTCGAACTGTCGCCCAGAACCGGACGCACACACCAGATTCGCGTCCATTGCGCCCAGTCCGGATTTCCGATCCTGGGCGACCCCTGGTACGGAACTGCCGAAGACCGGCGCGCAGATTCCGGCATACCGCTGCACCTGCACGCGCGATCGATCGAACTGCCCCTCTACCCCAAGAAGAGTGCAGTCTCTGCCACTGCGCCGATACCGGCCGCGATGCAGGCAGCGTTCGGCCGCTGCGGGTGGAGTGTGGTCCGTCAGTAA
- a CDS encoding MoaD/ThiS family protein produces the protein MAKVILWGSLSRLAEGRKEFDIDAPNIDRMLTALGEAAPKLKPVLDKGVTVSVDGTLYRLDRFQRIEPDSEVYILPKMAGG, from the coding sequence ATGGCGAAAGTAATCCTGTGGGGATCGCTGAGCCGTCTGGCCGAGGGGCGCAAGGAGTTCGATATCGACGCGCCCAATATCGACCGGATGCTGACCGCTCTGGGTGAGGCCGCCCCGAAGCTCAAACCGGTTCTGGACAAGGGGGTGACCGTTTCTGTCGACGGCACCCTCTACCGGCTTGACCGGTTCCAGAGGATCGAACCGGACAGTGAGGTCTATATCTTGCCGAAAATGGCCGGCGGCTGA